Sequence from the Paraburkholderia acidiphila genome:
GCGGGCTTCATTCTTTCGGTGCTGCTGACTGCCGGCGCATTCGGCGTTGTCCTGCACGGCTCGCTCGACGCCACCACGGCCATGATCGCGATCGCCGTGCTTGCCTTCGTGCAGGTGGTCGTGCACCTCGTGTTCTTCCTGCATCTGAACACGTCGCCGGGGCAGGGCTGGAACGTGCTGTCGCTGGCGTAT
This genomic interval carries:
- the cyoD gene encoding cytochrome o ubiquinol oxidase subunit IV, producing MAQSHAHAESHGSLGSYVAGFILSVLLTAGAFGVVLHGSLDATTAMIAIAVLAFVQVVVHLVFFLHLNTSPGQGWNVLSLAYTVLAAAFLIFGTIWVMHNVGMLMMSR